A window of the Nitrosopumilus ureiphilus genome harbors these coding sequences:
- a CDS encoding PEFG-CTERM sorting domain-containing protein: MEFRIFYALLPLLIISTGTTFAQESLLSIETDDNNYDEGDTIVIFGNVNTIIGETPVLVQIIHEGAIIEIAQITVGQDGTFTKIIIAEGGVWKKGGEYTIRAFYQEHVAESTFSFIPKSEAIEITTNFEVDAGSKGTFDVKYTIRGGAVKNMIVDSEMFELIVQIDAIDEGMITLDLPREFIGAEKQDGKDEKFIILIDGIEALHQESVVGSDSRVITINFEQEDSDIEIIGTYVVPEFSTIAVMILIVGIMATIAMTRNKIQIKI, encoded by the coding sequence GTGGAGTTTAGAATATTTTATGCATTATTACCACTACTAATAATTTCTACAGGGACTACTTTTGCACAAGAATCTTTGCTATCTATTGAAACTGATGATAACAACTATGATGAAGGAGATACGATTGTAATTTTTGGTAATGTCAATACAATAATTGGAGAGACACCAGTATTAGTACAAATTATTCATGAGGGTGCAATAATAGAGATTGCACAAATTACTGTTGGCCAAGATGGAACATTTACAAAAATAATTATCGCTGAAGGAGGAGTATGGAAAAAAGGCGGGGAATATACAATTAGAGCATTCTATCAAGAACATGTTGCAGAAAGTACGTTTTCATTCATTCCAAAATCAGAAGCAATTGAAATTACAACTAATTTTGAAGTAGATGCAGGGAGTAAGGGAACATTTGATGTAAAATACACCATCAGAGGAGGAGCAGTAAAAAATATGATAGTAGATTCTGAAATGTTTGAATTGATTGTACAAATAGATGCAATAGATGAAGGAATGATCACACTAGATCTACCCAGAGAGTTCATAGGAGCAGAGAAACAAGACGGCAAAGATGAAAAGTTCATTATTCTCATAGACGGTATAGAAGCACTACATCAAGAATCTGTAGTGGGTTCAGATTCAAGAGTAATAACAATTAATTTTGAACAAGAAGATTCAGATATCGAAATTATTGGAACTTATGTAGTTCCAGAATTTAGTACAATTGCAGTTATGATTCTCATAGTAGGAATTATGGCAACAATTGCAATGACTAGAAATAAAATTCAAATAAAGATTTAG
- a CDS encoding PEFG-CTERM sorting domain-containing protein, producing MSSAYAAELPPACVGCAQDEAKASAKKMLMEAIPISVWTDKTEYNHNEIITVIGQVANIASGYPVTVTVVSPLNSIVTVNQITVAEDKSFETTLNTAGAMWKYDGTYTIKVNYGSVEKSNSAKVELIGGVVKTPTTMPSKCGVNEITADGQCIPFTISGGVVKSATLNTNDKSIVINIDAKNDGTLTVTPSKKVQDGIFMVLVDGEQWDDVEIDGNKVTVMFLAGAEKIEIIGTFVIPEFGTIAAMILAVAIISIIAVSAKSRLSIMPRY from the coding sequence ATGTCATCAGCATATGCGGCAGAACTTCCACCAGCATGTGTAGGATGTGCTCAGGATGAGGCCAAAGCATCAGCAAAGAAAATGTTGATGGAGGCAATCCCAATATCTGTTTGGACAGATAAAACAGAGTACAATCACAATGAGATAATTACGGTAATAGGCCAAGTAGCAAATATAGCATCTGGATATCCAGTCACAGTAACTGTTGTGAGTCCGCTTAACTCCATTGTTACAGTTAATCAAATTACTGTAGCAGAAGACAAGAGTTTTGAGACTACATTAAACACAGCAGGTGCAATGTGGAAATACGACGGTACTTACACCATTAAAGTAAACTATGGCAGTGTTGAAAAAAGCAACAGTGCAAAAGTTGAACTAATTGGTGGAGTTGTAAAAACACCAACAACAATGCCAAGTAAATGTGGGGTTAATGAAATAACCGCAGATGGTCAATGCATACCATTTACCATTTCAGGCGGAGTAGTAAAAAGTGCAACTCTCAATACTAATGACAAATCAATTGTCATTAACATCGACGCTAAAAATGACGGAACATTAACAGTAACTCCATCCAAGAAAGTCCAAGACGGTATCTTCATGGTACTTGTTGACGGAGAACAATGGGATGATGTTGAAATTGACGGAAACAAAGTAACAGTCATGTTCCTAGCAGGCGCCGAGAAAATTGAAATTATAGGTACCTTTGTGATACCAGAGTTTGGTACAATTGCAGCCATGATTCTAGCAGTAGCAATTATCTCAATAATTGCAGTATCTGCAAAGTCAAGACTTAGCATTATGCCAAGATACTAA
- a CDS encoding PEFG-CTERM sorting domain-containing protein: MNFKRSTTSMAIALMVLSLISMTSIQQDAFAQSQGMSITAKADRNSDTITVTGKTISKITDVTFRVTSPSGNNVVGIAQVSPNVNGEFATEFKIGPTWTENGFYTIKAMQSPQQNSLYTLKVLVEVANGMAKKTLVTETNMESGIVYVTPNVAVDKGIEIYADAVIGSTTINIEGTTDRVSQDVTLTITAPNGNVVSVAQVSPMLDGEFTKAITTGGPLWKQNGFYTVSAKQFDDPKYTASIQVDIKDGVVVPEFGTIAAMILAVAIISIIAVSAKSRLSIMPRY, from the coding sequence ATGAATTTTAAACGTTCTACAACATCAATGGCGATAGCCCTCATGGTATTGTCATTAATTTCAATGACCTCAATTCAACAAGATGCTTTTGCTCAAAGTCAAGGAATGAGTATTACAGCCAAAGCTGATAGAAACTCAGACACCATCACGGTAACAGGCAAGACAATTTCAAAAATTACAGATGTTACATTTAGAGTAACATCTCCAAGTGGAAATAATGTAGTAGGAATTGCTCAAGTTTCGCCAAATGTCAATGGAGAATTTGCAACTGAATTCAAAATAGGTCCAACATGGACTGAAAATGGATTTTATACAATCAAGGCTATGCAAAGCCCACAGCAAAATTCATTGTACACACTAAAGGTGCTTGTTGAAGTAGCAAATGGAATGGCAAAAAAAACTCTTGTGACTGAAACCAATATGGAATCAGGAATAGTGTATGTCACTCCAAATGTTGCAGTAGATAAAGGAATTGAAATTTATGCAGATGCTGTTATAGGATCTACGACAATCAATATAGAAGGTACAACTGACAGAGTAAGTCAAGATGTTACTTTGACTATAACTGCACCAAACGGAAATGTAGTATCTGTAGCCCAAGTATCACCAATGCTCGATGGAGAATTTACTAAAGCAATTACCACTGGCGGACCACTATGGAAACAAAATGGATTTTATACTGTAAGTGCAAAACAATTTGACGATCCAAAATATACCGCTTCAATTCAAGTGGATATAAAAGACGGAGTCGTAGTACCAGAATTCGGTACAATTGCAGCCATGATTCTAGCAGTAGCAATTATCTCAATAATTGCAGTATCTGCAAAGTCAAGACTTAGCATTATGCCAAGATACTAA
- a CDS encoding PEFG-CTERM sorting domain-containing protein, whose amino-acid sequence MKDHLTVFTLSAILIASIGMAPAFGQIQNLIVVTTDKSSYSEGEIILVTGEVKDLYSGTPVSVIVKAPNGNLVSIAQVTVGVDKKFSTEITAGGALMKAEGSYTITVQYGTENRSAEATFEFGGSTTIPPKGDSNVTDKTVAIPGSSDLIGYEITGGKLLSIIPDVESNSLIVSIDATSDGSLTLTIPRSVLDATMDGKDDVFFVLIDGEEVDFDETTSATNRVLTIAFPAGAEEIEIIGTFVVPEFGTIAAMILAVAIISIIAVSAKSRLSIMPRY is encoded by the coding sequence ATGAAAGATCATCTAACGGTGTTTACCTTATCTGCAATTTTGATTGCAAGTATTGGTATGGCGCCAGCATTTGGACAAATACAAAACTTGATTGTTGTTACTACGGACAAATCATCATATTCAGAAGGTGAAATAATTCTAGTAACAGGTGAAGTGAAAGATCTGTATTCTGGCACTCCAGTTAGTGTAATTGTCAAGGCTCCTAATGGAAACTTGGTATCAATTGCACAGGTGACAGTTGGTGTTGACAAAAAATTCAGTACTGAAATTACCGCCGGAGGAGCATTAATGAAAGCAGAAGGATCATACACAATTACAGTTCAATATGGAACTGAAAATCGATCAGCTGAAGCAACATTTGAATTTGGAGGATCTACAACGATCCCACCTAAAGGTGATTCTAATGTAACTGACAAAACAGTTGCAATTCCAGGTTCTTCTGATTTGATCGGATATGAGATCACAGGCGGAAAATTACTTAGTATCATACCTGATGTGGAATCAAATTCACTCATTGTATCTATTGATGCGACAAGTGATGGTTCACTAACCCTGACAATCCCAAGATCTGTGTTGGATGCAACAATGGATGGTAAAGATGACGTTTTCTTCGTCTTAATTGATGGAGAAGAAGTAGACTTTGATGAAACAACATCAGCAACGAACAGAGTCCTTACCATAGCATTTCCAGCAGGAGCTGAAGAGATCGAAATTATCGGTACATTTGTAGTTCCAGAATTTGGTACAATTGCAGCCATGATTCTAGCAGTAGCAATTATCTCAATAATTGCAGTATCTGCAAAGTCAAGACTTAGCATTATGCCAAGATACTAA
- a CDS encoding DNA-directed RNA polymerase subunit H, translated as MATKKNQVLVPDHIYVPKHEIISKQEAEEVLKKYNCKPTELPLIFVNDPAILGLGIKPGDMIKITRKSPTAGESLYYRYVVEV; from the coding sequence ATGGCAACTAAAAAAAATCAAGTTCTAGTTCCTGATCATATCTATGTCCCAAAACACGAGATTATTTCAAAACAAGAAGCTGAAGAAGTTTTGAAAAAATACAATTGTAAACCCACCGAATTACCTTTAATCTTTGTAAACGATCCTGCAATTTTAGGACTTGGTATAAAACCTGGCGATATGATAAAGATTACCAGAAAAAGTCCAACTGCCGGTGAGAGTCTCTATTACAGATACGTGGTGGAAGTATAA
- a CDS encoding DNA-directed RNA polymerase subunit B, with protein MADPSTKRWPVIQDILKREGIARQHLNSFDEFLERGLQSIINEVGQIDIENAEYPYKIQLGKVKLQQPRMMELDGSITHITPAEARLRNVSYSAPVMMEASVVEDGKILESRFVHVGDVPVMAKSNACILHNFSTQKLIEHGEDPNDPGGYFIINGSERVIVGLEDLSYNKIIVDRETVGGNIVFKAKVYSSIVGYRAKLELVMKNDGLIVARIPGSPVDIPVVTLMRALGLESDREIAAVVSLVDDLQDELEGSFEKAGDVPTSKDAIVYISKRIAPGMLEEFQIKRAETLLDWGLLPHLGKHPENRKEKAQFLGEAACKLLELKLGWITPDDKDHYGNKVIKFAGQMLADLFRTAFRNLVRDMKYQLERSGQKRGINAVAAAIRPGIITDKLNNAIATGNWGRGRVGVTQLLDRTNYLSTISHLRRIQSPLSRTQPNFEARDLHATHFGRICPSETPEGSNCGLVKNLALSGIISVNVPSEEIVEKLYDLGTVHFFDAKDDLKKDGTRVFVDGRLIGYFKDGQELAESLRDLRRNSKIHPHVGVSFHKSDIEGSTRRLYVNCNAGRVLRPLIIIKDNKSLLTQDLLDKISKKLLSWTDLLRMGVLEMIDANEEENCYVTLDEKDTKKHTHLEVFPPAILGAGASIIPYPEHNQSPRNTYESAMAKQSLGFSTPMMNTSTYVRQHFMLYPQVPIVNTKAMKLLGLEDRPAGQNCVVAVLPFDGYNIEDAIVLSKASVDRGLGRTFFYRIYDAEAKQYPGGMRDTFEIPNAEDNIRGYKGERAYRLLEEDGVVASEAPVKGGDILIGKTSPPRFMEEYREFESSGPYRRDTSIGVRPSETGVVDTVVMTQSNEGGKMYKIRARDMRIPEIGDKFASRHGQKGVLGILAKAEDLPYTAEGMSPDVLINPHAFPSRMTVGMMMESICGKAAAFRGKRFDGSAFVGEKMDEVKEVMDAHGFEYSGKEIMYDGITGKPFPVDVFIGVVYYQKLHHMVADKIHARVRGQVQMLTKQPTEGRARGGGLRFGEMERDCLIAYGASMILKDRLLDESDKSDIFVCERCGLVAYHDVKQRKYVCRVCGDKAKVSSVSVAYAFKLLLQEMQSLNVAPRLLIKEKI; from the coding sequence ATGGCAGATCCCTCTACAAAACGTTGGCCGGTAATTCAAGATATTTTAAAACGTGAGGGTATTGCACGTCAACATCTAAACTCATTTGATGAATTTCTAGAAAGAGGGCTACAAAGTATTATCAATGAAGTGGGACAAATTGATATTGAAAACGCTGAATACCCCTACAAAATTCAACTGGGAAAAGTCAAACTTCAACAACCAAGAATGATGGAACTTGATGGTTCGATTACTCATATCACTCCAGCTGAGGCAAGACTGAGAAATGTTTCATACTCTGCACCTGTAATGATGGAAGCAAGTGTTGTAGAGGATGGAAAAATTTTAGAATCAAGATTTGTTCATGTTGGTGACGTACCAGTAATGGCAAAATCAAATGCATGCATCTTGCATAATTTCTCTACTCAAAAATTAATTGAACATGGTGAGGATCCAAATGATCCTGGTGGTTACTTTATCATTAATGGTTCTGAAAGAGTCATTGTAGGATTAGAAGATCTTTCTTACAACAAAATTATTGTTGATAGAGAAACTGTTGGTGGAAACATTGTTTTCAAAGCTAAAGTATATTCATCAATTGTTGGGTATCGTGCAAAATTAGAACTTGTAATGAAAAATGATGGTTTGATTGTAGCTAGAATTCCTGGTTCTCCAGTTGATATTCCAGTTGTCACATTAATGAGAGCACTTGGATTGGAATCTGATAGAGAAATCGCTGCAGTAGTTTCATTGGTAGATGATCTTCAGGATGAATTGGAAGGCTCCTTTGAAAAAGCAGGTGATGTTCCAACATCTAAAGATGCTATTGTTTACATCAGTAAAAGAATTGCGCCTGGAATGTTAGAGGAATTCCAAATCAAACGTGCTGAGACTTTGCTTGATTGGGGACTATTACCACATTTGGGTAAACATCCAGAGAACAGAAAAGAGAAAGCACAATTCTTAGGTGAGGCTGCTTGTAAATTATTAGAACTAAAACTTGGTTGGATTACTCCTGATGACAAGGATCATTATGGAAACAAAGTGATCAAATTTGCAGGACAAATGTTGGCAGATCTCTTTAGAACTGCATTTAGAAATTTGGTAAGAGATATGAAATACCAATTAGAAAGATCAGGTCAAAAACGAGGAATCAACGCAGTAGCTGCTGCAATTCGTCCGGGAATTATTACTGATAAACTAAACAATGCAATTGCAACAGGGAACTGGGGACGAGGACGTGTAGGTGTTACCCAATTACTTGATAGAACAAACTACCTTTCAACAATCAGTCATCTTAGGAGAATTCAATCACCTCTTAGTAGAACCCAACCAAACTTTGAGGCAAGAGACTTGCATGCAACTCACTTTGGAAGAATTTGTCCAAGTGAAACTCCAGAAGGCTCAAACTGTGGTTTGGTAAAAAATCTTGCGCTATCTGGAATTATTTCAGTAAATGTTCCATCTGAAGAAATTGTAGAAAAACTCTATGATCTTGGAACTGTACATTTCTTTGATGCAAAAGATGATTTGAAAAAAGACGGAACCCGAGTATTTGTAGATGGTCGTCTGATTGGATATTTCAAAGATGGACAAGAACTAGCTGAATCTCTAAGGGATCTAAGACGAAACTCCAAGATTCATCCTCACGTTGGAGTATCATTTCATAAATCTGACATTGAAGGTTCAACAAGAAGGCTTTATGTGAATTGCAATGCTGGCCGAGTTTTGCGACCATTAATAATTATCAAGGATAACAAATCATTGTTAACACAAGATCTCTTAGATAAAATTTCAAAGAAATTACTTTCTTGGACTGATCTATTGAGAATGGGTGTTTTAGAAATGATTGATGCCAATGAAGAAGAAAACTGCTATGTCACTTTAGATGAAAAAGATACAAAGAAACATACTCACCTTGAAGTATTTCCTCCAGCAATCTTAGGTGCAGGAGCTTCTATCATTCCATATCCTGAACATAACCAGTCTCCAAGAAATACATACGAATCTGCAATGGCAAAACAAAGTTTGGGATTCTCAACACCAATGATGAACACTAGTACCTATGTTAGACAACACTTTATGCTATATCCACAAGTTCCAATTGTAAACACAAAAGCAATGAAGCTTTTAGGATTGGAAGATAGACCAGCCGGTCAGAACTGTGTCGTTGCAGTACTTCCATTTGATGGTTATAACATCGAAGATGCAATTGTACTTAGTAAAGCATCTGTTGATAGGGGCTTGGGAAGAACTTTCTTCTATAGAATTTATGATGCTGAGGCAAAACAATACCCAGGTGGAATGCGTGATACTTTTGAAATCCCTAACGCTGAAGATAACATTAGAGGTTACAAGGGAGAACGTGCATACAGATTACTTGAAGAAGATGGTGTTGTTGCATCAGAAGCTCCAGTAAAGGGTGGAGATATTTTAATTGGAAAGACTAGTCCTCCTAGATTCATGGAAGAATATAGGGAGTTTGAATCCTCTGGCCCATACAGAAGAGATACTTCTATTGGTGTTAGACCATCTGAAACTGGTGTTGTAGATACTGTAGTTATGACTCAATCAAATGAAGGTGGAAAAATGTACAAGATTCGAGCAAGAGATATGAGGATTCCTGAAATTGGTGACAAGTTTGCATCAAGACACGGACAAAAAGGTGTACTTGGAATTTTAGCTAAAGCCGAAGATTTGCCATATACCGCAGAAGGAATGTCTCCTGACGTTTTGATTAATCCTCATGCATTCCCATCAAGAATGACTGTTGGAATGATGATGGAATCTATTTGTGGCAAAGCTGCTGCATTTCGTGGAAAACGATTTGATGGTTCAGCATTTGTTGGAGAAAAAATGGATGAAGTAAAAGAAGTAATGGATGCACATGGTTTCGAATATTCTGGTAAAGAAATAATGTATGACGGAATAACTGGAAAACCATTCCCAGTTGATGTCTTTATTGGGGTCGTGTATTATCAAAAACTCCATCACATGGTTGCAGATAAAATCCATGCAAGAGTACGTGGACAAGTTCAGATGCTAACTAAACAACCAACTGAAGGTAGAGCAAGAGGTGGTGGATTGAGATTTGGTGAAATGGAGAGAGACTGCTTGATTGCTTATGGCGCTTCAATGATCCTAAAAGATAGATTATTGGACGAATCTGACAAATCTGATATCTTTGTATGTGAAAGGTGTGGATTAGTAGCTTATCATGATGTTAAACAAAGAAAATATGTCTGTAGAGTTTGTGGTGACAAAGCCAAAGTCTCTTCAGTATCAGTAGCATATGCATTCAAACTACTCTTACAAGAAATGCAGAGTCTTAATGTTGCACCACGTCTATTAATCAAGGAGAAAATCTAA
- a CDS encoding DNA-directed RNA polymerase subunit A' translates to MSLQAIKSIDGIRFSVWSPTEVRKYSVAEITAPETYDEDGMPVQGGLMDGRLGTLEPGQKCLTCGNTAARCPGHFGHIELAEPILHIAFIDNIYKLLQSTCRSCARLKVPQEDLDEFKKIKDKHAAYTVISQKRIPEQIIEKAKKAKECPHCGKTQYELVFTKPTIFVEKTEIGEHRLLPITIRERFSQILDEDLLLLSYDPVTARPEWFILQALPVPPVTVRPSIILETGIRSEDDLTHKMVDIIRVNQRLKESKEAGTPPLIVQDLVDLLQYHSTTYFDNEVSGIPQAHHRSGRPLKTLTQRLKGKEGRFRGSLSGKRVDFSSRTVISPDPNLDLSEVGVPEQVAMKLTIPEIVTEWNIERMRKLVINGPEKFPGVNYIVRPDGVKIRLDFVEDRSTIAETLEIGYLIERHLADGDIVMFNRQPSLHQMSIMAHYVRVLPGKTFRLHPSVCPPYNADFDGDEMNLHVPQSEEARAEAILLMRVQDQLISPRYGGPIIGALRDFVTGAYLLTKDETTLSVQEFSNLAMLGGYKDTLPKPATKTKDGPAYTGKQLFSLFLPKDFNYVLTSKWSKGTNGPAKDVVIKNGELISGVIDKTSIGAEEPESVLHRITKDYGNAVGKNFLNSILIMVKQFITSYGFSYGFGDLEVPEKEKQQILDDIQATYDIVSDLTNQYEKGTLKLTRGMRPEEALEAYIVNELGKARDKAGSTANHSLDNSNAGKIMATTGARGSSLNVGQMAGALGQQSRRGNRLHDGYHNRALTHFQEHDNNPDAHGFVKSNYREGLSALEFFFHAMGGREGLVDTAVRTQQSGYMQRRLINALEHIRLEYDGTVRDPHGHIVQFLYGEDGIDVAKSDHGEAFNAHRLAESQTMIDSGKKATKDEIDTLIKKYTKTFSPRLISLVSEALHESSLSKDGVEAVCKKGLSLYNKAKVEPGQAVGIITAQSIGEPGTQMTLRTFHFAGIKERNVTLGLPRLIELVDARKKPVTPTMDIYLDNESKKSREKAIEVARNVLQTKISALIANSETDYATEIKLILSENRLKERGCSIAEVEASLASNKKFKMETVGELITLKLVEESDTATVIAIRNKVLNTTVKGVPDIERVTLVQKDDEWVIQTTGSNIAKVLEVKGIDKTNVRTNNVFEIAGTLGIEAARNALINELNHTLGDQGLEVDNRYIMLVSDLMCSRGYMQQIGRHGIAGTKDSVLARAAFEITVPTIAHAALGGEVEQLKGITENVIVGSNIPIGSGTVDLYMQVSKKK, encoded by the coding sequence ATGTCTCTTCAAGCAATCAAATCAATTGATGGAATTCGTTTTTCAGTATGGTCTCCAACAGAAGTTAGAAAATACTCTGTTGCTGAAATTACTGCACCTGAAACATATGATGAAGATGGAATGCCAGTTCAAGGAGGCCTTATGGATGGACGCCTCGGTACTCTTGAACCTGGACAAAAATGTCTAACTTGTGGAAATACAGCTGCTAGATGTCCTGGACACTTTGGTCACATTGAACTTGCAGAACCAATATTGCATATTGCATTCATTGATAACATCTACAAACTATTACAATCAACATGTCGTTCTTGTGCAAGACTCAAAGTTCCGCAAGAAGATCTAGATGAATTCAAAAAAATCAAAGACAAACATGCTGCATACACTGTAATTTCCCAAAAACGTATTCCAGAACAAATTATAGAAAAAGCAAAGAAGGCAAAAGAATGTCCTCATTGTGGAAAAACACAGTATGAACTAGTCTTTACAAAACCCACTATCTTCGTTGAAAAGACAGAGATTGGTGAACATAGATTGCTCCCAATTACTATCAGAGAAAGATTTTCACAAATTCTTGATGAAGATTTACTGCTATTGTCATATGATCCTGTTACTGCAAGACCTGAATGGTTCATTCTCCAGGCATTACCTGTCCCACCTGTAACTGTAAGACCATCAATCATTCTTGAGACAGGAATTAGATCTGAGGATGACTTGACACACAAAATGGTTGACATCATCAGAGTTAATCAGAGACTAAAAGAAAGTAAAGAGGCAGGAACTCCGCCACTCATTGTACAAGACCTAGTTGACTTGCTACAATATCACTCTACAACATATTTTGATAATGAAGTTTCTGGAATTCCTCAAGCACATCATCGTTCTGGACGTCCACTCAAAACGTTAACTCAAAGACTCAAAGGAAAAGAAGGGAGATTTAGAGGTTCGTTATCTGGAAAGAGAGTTGACTTTTCAAGTAGAACTGTAATTTCACCTGATCCTAACTTGGATCTGTCCGAAGTTGGAGTTCCTGAACAAGTTGCTATGAAACTAACAATTCCTGAAATTGTTACAGAATGGAACATTGAGAGAATGCGAAAACTTGTAATTAATGGACCTGAAAAATTCCCAGGTGTAAACTATATCGTTAGACCTGACGGTGTAAAGATTAGATTAGATTTCGTAGAAGACCGTTCTACCATTGCAGAGACTCTTGAAATTGGTTATCTAATTGAAAGGCATCTTGCAGATGGTGATATTGTTATGTTTAACAGACAACCTTCACTTCACCAAATGTCTATCATGGCTCACTATGTTAGAGTACTTCCAGGTAAAACTTTCAGATTGCATCCTTCAGTTTGTCCTCCATACAACGCAGACTTTGATGGAGATGAGATGAACCTTCATGTTCCTCAAAGTGAGGAAGCAAGAGCAGAAGCAATTCTTTTGATGAGGGTTCAAGATCAATTAATCTCTCCAAGATACGGTGGTCCGATTATTGGGGCACTCAGAGACTTTGTAACTGGTGCATACCTTCTAACTAAAGACGAAACAACTCTCTCTGTTCAAGAATTCTCAAACCTTGCAATGCTTGGTGGTTACAAAGATACACTTCCAAAACCTGCTACTAAAACAAAAGACGGACCAGCATACACTGGAAAACAACTATTCTCACTATTCCTTCCAAAAGACTTCAACTATGTCCTTACATCAAAATGGTCAAAGGGAACAAATGGCCCTGCAAAAGATGTTGTAATTAAAAACGGTGAACTAATCAGCGGTGTAATTGATAAAACATCAATTGGTGCAGAAGAACCAGAAAGTGTCTTACACCGAATTACAAAAGACTATGGAAATGCAGTTGGAAAGAATTTCTTAAACTCTATTCTCATTATGGTAAAACAATTCATCACAAGTTATGGATTCAGTTATGGGTTCGGTGATCTTGAAGTGCCAGAAAAAGAAAAACAACAGATTCTCGATGACATTCAAGCAACTTATGATATTGTCTCTGATTTGACTAATCAATATGAAAAAGGAACTCTCAAACTCACAAGAGGTATGAGACCTGAAGAAGCACTTGAGGCATACATCGTAAACGAATTAGGTAAAGCAAGAGACAAAGCTGGTTCTACTGCAAACCATTCCCTTGATAATTCCAATGCTGGTAAAATTATGGCCACAACTGGTGCTAGAGGCTCCTCACTTAATGTAGGTCAGATGGCAGGTGCATTAGGACAACAGTCAAGAAGAGGTAACAGACTTCATGATGGTTACCACAATCGTGCATTGACACATTTCCAAGAACATGATAATAATCCAGACGCACACGGATTTGTAAAATCCAATTACAGAGAAGGTCTCTCTGCACTAGAATTCTTCTTCCATGCAATGGGTGGTCGTGAAGGACTTGTAGATACTGCAGTTAGAACACAACAAAGTGGTTACATGCAGCGTAGATTGATCAATGCGTTAGAACACATTAGATTAGAATATGATGGGACAGTAAGAGATCCACATGGGCACATAGTACAATTCCTTTACGGTGAAGATGGAATAGATGTTGCAAAAAGTGATCATGGTGAAGCATTCAACGCTCATAGATTAGCTGAATCCCAAACCATGATTGATTCTGGTAAAAAGGCAACAAAAGATGAGATTGATACTTTGATTAAAAAATACACAAAGACATTCAGTCCAAGACTCATATCACTTGTATCTGAAGCCTTGCATGAATCTAGTCTAAGTAAAGATGGTGTAGAGGCAGTTTGTAAGAAAGGACTATCACTTTATAACAAAGCCAAAGTAGAACCTGGACAAGCAGTAGGAATTATCACTGCTCAGTCAATTGGTGAACCTGGTACTCAGATGACCTTGAGAACATTCCACTTTGCAGGAATTAAAGAAAGAAACGTAACCTTGGGTCTTCCAAGATTAATTGAACTAGTTGATGCAAGAAAGAAGCCAGTTACGCCAACTATGGATATCTATCTTGACAACGAATCAAAGAAATCCAGAGAAAAAGCAATCGAAGTTGCAAGAAATGTATTGCAAACTAAAATCAGTGCATTAATTGCAAACAGTGAAACTGACTATGCTACCGAAATTAAATTAATTCTAAGTGAAAACAGACTAAAAGAAAGAGGATGCTCAATTGCTGAAGTCGAAGCATCACTTGCATCAAACAAGAAATTCAAAATGGAGACTGTTGGTGAACTAATTACTCTCAAACTAGTTGAAGAGTCTGATACTGCAACAGTTATTGCAATTAGAAATAAAGTTCTAAACACTACAGTGAAGGGAGTTCCAGACATTGAACGTGTGACCCTTGTTCAAAAAGATGATGAATGGGTTATTCAAACAACTGGTTCTAACATTGCCAAAGTACTTGAAGTAAAGGGCATTGACAAAACAAACGTCAGAACAAACAATGTGTTTGAAATCGCAGGAACTCTTGGAATTGAGGCTGCAAGAAACGCATTGATTAACGAACTCAATCATACTCTGGGCGACCAAGGATTAGAGGTAGACAATAGATACATCATGTTAGTATCTGACTTGATGTGCTCAAGAGGTTACATGCAACAAATTGGTAGACACGGAATTGCCGGTACCAAAGACAGTGTTCTTGCAAGAGCAGCATTTGAAATTACAGTTCCTACAATTGCACATGCTGCACTTGGAGGGGAAGTTGAACAACTCAAAGGCATCACTGAAAATGTAATTGTCGGTAGCAACATTCCAATTGGAAGTGGAACTGTTGATCTATACATGCAAGTAAGCAAGAAAAAATAA